One genomic segment of Erythrolamprus reginae isolate rEryReg1 chromosome 2, rEryReg1.hap1, whole genome shotgun sequence includes these proteins:
- the SOX9 gene encoding transcription factor SOX-9 produces MNLLDPFVKMTEEQEKCLSGAPSPTMSEDSAGSPCPSGSSSDTENTRPSENTFPKSDQELKKESDEDKFPVCIREAVSQVLKGYDWTLVPMPVRVNGSSKNKPHVKRPMNAFMVWAQAARRKLADQYPHLHNAELSKTLGKLWRLLNESEKRPFVEEAERLRVQHKKDHPDYKYQPRRRKSVKNGQAEQDEGSEQTHISPNAIFKALQADSPQSSSSMSEVHSPGEHSGQSQGPPTPPTTPKTDVQPGKQDLKREGRPQQEGGRQPPHIDFRDVDIGELSSDVISNIETFDVNEFDQYLPPNGHPGVPVTHGQPGQVTYTGSYGISSTTATPAGTGHVWMSKQQQQQQPPPSQQPPSQAQPQPPPPPPPQHTLTTLSSEAGQPQQRTHIKTEQLSPSHYTDQQQHSPQQISYSSFNLQHYGSSYPTITRSQYDYTDHQSSNTYYSHAASQSSSLYSTFTYMNPAQRPMYTPIADTTGVPSIPQTHSPQHWEQPVYTQLTRP; encoded by the exons ATGAATCTCCTCGACCCTTTCGTGAAGATGACCGAAGAGCAGGAAAAGTGTCTGTCCGGCGCTCCCAGCCCGACCATGTCGGAGGATTCGGCAGGCTCTCCCTGCCCTTCGGGCTCCAGCTCGGACACGGAGAACACGAGGCCCAGCGAGAACACCTTCCCCAAGAGCGACCAGGAGCTGAAGAAGGAGAGCGACGAGGATAAATTCCCGGTGTGCATCCGGGAGGCCGTCAGCCAGGTCCTCAAGGGCTACGACTGGACCCTGGTGCCCATGCCCGTCCGGGTGAACGGATCCAGCAAGAACAAGCCCCACGTCAAGCGCCCCATGAACGCCTTCATGGTGTGGGCTCAGGCGGCCCGGAGGAAGCTGGCCGACCAGTATCCGCACCTGCACAACGCCGAGCTGAGCAAGACGCTGGGGAAGCTCTGGAG GTTATTGAATGAGAGCGAGAAACGCCCATTTGTGGAGGAGGCTGAACGCTTGAGAGTGCAACATAAAAAAGACCATCCAGACTACAAGTACCAGCCACGAAGGAGAAAGTCAGTAAAGAATGGACAGGCTGAGCAAGACGAAGGGTCGGAGCAGACCCACATCTCTCCAAATGCTATCTTCAAGGCCCTGCAGGCAGATTCGCCCCAGTCTTCATCCAGCATGAGCGAAGTACATTCACCTGGAGAGCATTCTG GGCAATCTCAAGGACCACCTACTCCTCCTACCACTCCTAAAACAGATGTCCAGCCTGGTAAGCAGGACCTGAAGCGGGAAGGTCGCCCACagcaagagggaggaagacagccACCTCACATTGACTTCCGAGACGTGGACATTGGAGAACTCAGCAGTGATGTCATCTCTAACATTGAGACTTTTGATGTTAATGAGTTTGACCAGTATCTCCCGCCCAATGGCCATCCAGGAGTTCCAGTCACCCATGGTCAGCCTGGCCAAGTCACCTACACAGGCAGCTACGGGATCAGTAGCACCACAGCTACCCCAGCAGGCACTGGGCATGTCTGGATgtccaagcagcagcagcagcagcagccaccgcctTCTCAGCAGCCACCGTCCCAAGCTCAGCCACAGCCACCGCCCCCACCGCCGCCGCAGCACACACTCACCACCCTGAGTAGTGAAGCAGGCCAGCCTCAGCAGAGGACACATATTAAGACCGAGCAGCTCAGTCCCAGCCATTACACTGACCAACAGCAGCATTCACCTCAGCAGATCAGCTACAGTTCCTTCAATCTCCAGCACTATGGCTCTTCCTACCCGACCATCACTCGCTCCCAGTATGACTACACCGACCATCAGAGCTCCAATACCTACTACAGCCATGCGGCCAGCCAGAGTTCCAGCCTTTATTCTACATTCACTTACATGAATCCCGCCCAGAGGCCCATGTACACCCCGATTGCAGACACTACGGGGGTGCCGTCCATTCCTCAAACCCATAGCCCACAACACTGGGAACAGCCAGTCTATACACAGCTCACCAGACCATAA